A genomic stretch from Bacillota bacterium includes:
- a CDS encoding ParA family protein — protein MGRIISIVNQKGGVGKSTTAVNLGAYLALAGKQVLLVDIDPQGNASSGVGVDKRAIERCMYSVLIEGERIERIILPTEIDSLFIAPATIELAGAEIELVSTISREFRLKRALDLVISKYDYVIIDCPPSLGLLTINGLTASDSLIVPIQCEYYALEGLSQLVSTIAMVQEHLNPDLAWEGVVMTMFDVRTNLSQQVIQDVKNYFQSQVKVYDSIIPRNIKLSEAPSFGKPIALYDPKSKGALAYESLAQEVLDS, from the coding sequence ATGGGCAGAATCATTTCAATTGTCAACCAAAAAGGCGGAGTAGGTAAAAGTACAACAGCTGTCAATTTAGGTGCTTACCTTGCGTTAGCAGGCAAACAAGTGCTCCTGGTAGATATCGATCCCCAGGGAAATGCTTCAAGCGGCGTTGGTGTAGATAAAAGAGCAATAGAGCGCTGCATGTATTCTGTACTGATTGAAGGCGAGCGGATTGAGCGAATTATCTTGCCTACAGAGATCGACAGCCTGTTTATTGCGCCTGCGACGATCGAATTGGCTGGGGCGGAAATTGAGCTGGTTTCCACAATTTCCAGGGAGTTTCGCCTCAAAAGAGCTTTAGATTTAGTTATCAGTAAGTACGACTACGTCATTATTGACTGTCCGCCTTCTTTAGGCTTGCTGACGATTAATGGATTAACTGCGTCGGATTCTCTCATTGTTCCGATTCAATGTGAGTACTATGCTTTAGAAGGCTTGAGCCAGCTGGTCAGTACAATTGCGATGGTGCAGGAGCACCTTAACCCAGATTTAGCTTGGGAGGGTGTGGTCATGACTATGTTTGATGTCCGCACTAATCTCTCGCAGCAGGTCATTCAAGATGTGAAGAACTACTTCCAATCTCAAGTTAAAGTATACGACTCAATTATTCCCCGCAATATTAAACTCAGTGAAGCGCCGAGCTTTGGTAAACCCATCGCATTATACGACCCGAAATCTAAAGGAGCATTGGCTTACGAAAGTTTAGCGCAGGAGGTGCTTGATTCTTGA
- a CDS encoding ParB/RepB/Spo0J family partition protein — MSRQALGKGLRSLIPQVEVVNRNQVSQIEVDKITANPFQPRRYFDTEKLEQLAQSIKEHGVLEPIIVRKTDEGYQVVVGERRWRASMLAGKDTVPAVVKELTDRQMTELALIENLQREDLNAIEEAEGYQVLIEEFSMTQEEVAQSVGKKRSSVANALRLLTLDNKVKEMVASGALSRGHAKVLLGVDSVKLRQQLAEKVVKEGLSVRQLERLVKDRPKKKTEKTRRKDPEVELLQEELQRVLGTKVRLDYHQGKGKIEIEYYSDEELERILDLMRG, encoded by the coding sequence TTGAGTAGACAAGCTCTTGGAAAAGGACTGCGATCGCTGATACCCCAGGTGGAAGTCGTTAACCGCAACCAGGTAAGCCAGATTGAAGTTGACAAGATTACGGCGAATCCCTTCCAGCCGCGCCGATACTTTGACACTGAAAAACTGGAACAGTTAGCTCAATCTATCAAAGAGCATGGGGTTCTGGAGCCGATTATAGTCCGCAAAACTGATGAGGGGTATCAGGTTGTGGTAGGAGAGCGACGGTGGCGGGCCAGCATGCTTGCGGGTAAAGATACAGTTCCGGCTGTTGTCAAGGAGTTGACAGATCGGCAGATGACAGAGCTGGCGTTGATCGAAAACCTTCAGAGAGAAGACCTCAACGCAATTGAGGAAGCAGAAGGCTACCAGGTTCTGATCGAGGAATTCTCAATGACTCAGGAGGAAGTGGCCCAGTCGGTTGGAAAAAAACGCTCATCTGTGGCCAATGCACTGCGCCTGCTTACCTTGGATAATAAGGTAAAAGAGATGGTTGCATCCGGTGCGCTGAGCCGTGGTCACGCTAAGGTGCTGCTTGGTGTAGATTCGGTGAAGTTGAGGCAGCAGTTGGCAGAAAAGGTTGTCAAAGAAGGCCTCAGTGTCCGCCAGCTGGAGCGTCTGGTCAAGGACAGGCCTAAGAAAAAAACGGAGAAAACGAGGCGGAAAGATCCAGAGGTAGAGCTGCTTCAGGAGGAGCTGCAGCGGGTGCTGGGTACAAAAGTTAGATTAGACTACCATCAAGGCAAAGGAAAAATTGAAATAGAGTACTACTCGGATGAGGAACTGGAGAGAATTCTAGATTTAATGCGGGGCTAG
- the mnmG gene encoding tRNA uridine-5-carboxymethylaminomethyl(34) synthesis enzyme MnmG: protein MYRHSTSEYDVIVVGAGHAGCEAALAAARMGQQVLLLTLNLDNVALLPCNPSLGGPAKANLIREIDALGGEMAKVADATLMQMRRLNTRKGPAVQALRAQIDRKLYQRRMKYILETTPNLYLKEGTVSDLLVNNNRVYGVKIGNTSVRGKVVILATGTYLRSVIFVGEDSFSSGPQGQLPAVALGHALEKWLPLVRFKTGTPARVNLRSIDYDKMIIQPANEHFQGFSFETQGLDLEQVPCWLTYTNEKTHQIVRENLHRAALYTGAVKGVGPRYCPSIESKVVEFPDRDRHQVFVEPEGWDTNEGYLSGLSSSLPADVQIDLIRTVPGLENVEIMRFGYAIDYDCLDPTVLNSYLQVKEYEGLFAAGQINGTSGYEEAAAQGLLAGINAALYLQGKDLITIDRSQAYIGVLIDDLVIKGTKEPYRLMTSHAEYRLNLRIDNADQRLTPLGYKLGLISEERYRKFEQKWEAIDKEIDRLENYKLGSTAETNEILRELGTAPIKHGFSLAEILRRPEIQYQDLARFEELPDLDPIVVEQVEISIKYRGYLEKQEAAIARFRKLEHRRIPDQIDYRQIPGLSREAQEKLERVKPLTLGQASRISGVSPADISVLLVYLEGKS, encoded by the coding sequence TGACGTTATAGTAGTCGGCGCGGGCCATGCCGGCTGTGAAGCTGCGTTGGCTGCGGCCAGAATGGGACAGCAGGTGCTGCTGTTAACTTTGAATTTGGATAATGTGGCGCTTCTGCCGTGCAATCCTTCCTTAGGTGGTCCAGCTAAAGCGAATCTAATCCGAGAAATCGACGCCTTAGGTGGAGAAATGGCTAAAGTAGCTGATGCAACATTAATGCAGATGCGGCGCCTCAATACTCGTAAGGGTCCTGCTGTTCAGGCTTTGCGTGCCCAGATTGATCGGAAGTTATATCAGCGGCGGATGAAATATATTCTCGAGACTACTCCTAATCTGTACTTAAAGGAAGGAACAGTCAGCGATCTGCTGGTTAATAACAACCGTGTTTATGGGGTGAAGATTGGAAATACTAGTGTCCGGGGTAAGGTTGTGATACTGGCAACTGGTACCTATCTCCGGTCGGTAATTTTTGTCGGGGAAGATTCGTTTTCTTCAGGGCCGCAGGGCCAGCTGCCTGCTGTTGCCCTTGGTCATGCTTTAGAAAAATGGCTCCCGTTGGTAAGATTTAAAACCGGGACACCAGCCCGGGTAAATCTGCGCTCGATTGACTATGACAAAATGATCATTCAACCGGCCAACGAGCATTTTCAGGGTTTTTCCTTTGAAACACAGGGTTTGGATCTTGAGCAGGTTCCCTGCTGGCTGACTTACACTAACGAAAAAACCCACCAGATTGTGCGGGAAAACCTCCATCGGGCGGCGCTGTATACCGGAGCGGTAAAAGGGGTCGGACCCCGCTACTGTCCATCAATTGAAAGTAAAGTTGTGGAGTTTCCAGATCGCGACCGCCATCAGGTCTTTGTTGAACCGGAAGGGTGGGATACCAACGAAGGTTACTTAAGCGGTTTGTCAAGCTCACTTCCCGCTGATGTTCAGATTGATTTGATCAGGACCGTTCCCGGCTTGGAGAATGTGGAAATTATGCGGTTTGGCTATGCTATTGATTATGACTGTCTGGATCCGACAGTGCTCAACAGCTATCTTCAGGTTAAAGAATATGAAGGATTGTTTGCCGCAGGGCAGATTAACGGCACCAGCGGCTATGAAGAAGCTGCGGCGCAGGGTCTGCTGGCTGGAATTAACGCTGCGCTCTATCTGCAGGGTAAGGATTTGATTACAATCGATCGCTCGCAAGCCTACATTGGGGTATTGATTGATGATCTAGTAATCAAGGGCACTAAAGAGCCGTATCGGCTGATGACTTCCCATGCTGAGTATCGGCTGAACCTTCGCATTGACAATGCCGATCAGAGACTGACTCCCTTAGGATACAAGCTCGGTTTAATCTCGGAAGAGCGATACCGGAAATTTGAGCAGAAATGGGAAGCTATTGACAAGGAAATCGACCGCCTGGAAAACTACAAGCTGGGCTCAACTGCAGAAACTAACGAGATTCTGCGCGAGCTGGGAACAGCTCCGATCAAGCACGGTTTCAGCCTGGCGGAGATTTTAAGACGCCCTGAGATCCAATATCAGGATCTAGCCCGCTTTGAGGAGCTGCCGGATTTGGATCCGATTGTAGTTGAGCAGGTGGAGATATCGATTAAATACCGCGGTTATCTTGAGAAGCAGGAAGCTGCTATCGCCCGGTTCAGGAAATTGGAGCACCGGCGCATTCCAGATCAAATCGACTATCGCCAGATTCCAGGCTTATCAAGAGAAGCCCAGGAAAAGCTGGAGCGTGTAAAGCCCCTTACCTTAGGGCAGGCATCGCGGATATCAGGGGTTTCACCAGCAGATATTTCTGTGCTGCTAGTATACTTGGAAGGGAAAAGCTGA
- a CDS encoding tetratricopeptide repeat protein has product MDNQLSLFEQGIRSFDMGEYDEAEKCFKAVIETDPKQAEAWNKLGVTYVYQKNLPEAEECFKTAVFHNPKLAVAYSNLGNIYFEQERYEEAIAVYHRAIEADPEYGNAYHNLGVLYKQQGNIAEGVKYLKKGAKLNNRRPWKDAEPPKLANMRMLLWVIIAFLIFLIFRSR; this is encoded by the coding sequence ATGGATAACCAGCTTTCTCTATTTGAACAAGGAATTCGCTCATTTGATATGGGAGAATATGATGAAGCAGAAAAATGTTTTAAAGCAGTTATTGAAACAGATCCTAAGCAAGCCGAGGCTTGGAACAAGCTGGGTGTTACTTATGTCTATCAGAAAAACCTGCCGGAGGCAGAAGAGTGCTTTAAAACCGCAGTTTTTCATAATCCCAAGTTGGCTGTGGCATACAGTAATCTGGGCAACATCTATTTTGAACAGGAGCGGTATGAAGAGGCAATAGCTGTTTACCATCGGGCTATTGAAGCCGATCCTGAATACGGCAATGCTTATCACAATCTCGGAGTGCTTTATAAGCAGCAGGGAAATATAGCAGAAGGGGTAAAATATCTGAAAAAGGGTGCTAAATTGAACAACCGTCGACCTTGGAAGGATGCAGAACCGCCAAAGCTGGCGAATATGCGGATGCTTCTGTGGGTGATCATTGCCTTCTTGATTTTCCTTATTTTTAGGTCGCGATAA
- a CDS encoding aminomethyl-transferring glycine dehydrogenase subunit GcvPA encodes MPYIPNTPEEQQEMLQSLGMTQIADLFVDIAENLRLTRPLDLPEALTEPELLRYMGRLAQKNVNLDQYVSFLGAGAYDHIIPAAISHLISRGEFLTAYTPYQAEISQGVLQSIFEFQTLIANLTDMEAANASMYDGATALAEAALMSCNVTRRDKVAVGANLDPQWLDILQVYLSSQNIELIIMPYDQTTGMIDLDAVDPKLGFELACVIAAQPNFFGVLDDIAGIAEWIKSRGGLLVMAVDPISLGLLKSPGEYGADIVVGDAGCMGNPISFGGPSVGYFAVNDMKLVRRMPGRIVGQTTDRDGKIGYVLTLQAREQHIRREKATSNICTNQALNALAATIYLALLGKNGIREVAYQCLQKTAYLRHKLIDAGFKLRFNAPVFKEFALQADLDWERVNERLLEHGYIGGFPLKLVNADLADSVLIAVTEARTRAELDQFAELLRGCR; translated from the coding sequence GTGCCCTACATACCCAACACTCCTGAAGAGCAGCAGGAGATGCTGCAATCACTTGGAATGACTCAAATAGCAGACTTGTTTGTTGATATAGCTGAAAATTTGCGCCTCACAAGACCGCTTGACCTGCCTGAAGCTCTGACAGAACCTGAGCTCCTCCGCTATATGGGCAGGTTGGCTCAAAAAAATGTCAATCTTGACCAATATGTTTCTTTTCTGGGTGCAGGCGCTTATGACCACATTATCCCGGCGGCAATTTCCCATCTAATCAGCCGGGGTGAGTTTCTAACTGCCTATACGCCCTATCAGGCCGAGATCAGTCAGGGTGTGCTGCAGTCGATTTTCGAATTTCAAACTCTGATTGCCAATTTAACAGATATGGAAGCTGCTAATGCCTCCATGTACGATGGGGCTACAGCGCTGGCAGAAGCAGCCTTAATGTCATGTAATGTTACCCGCCGTGATAAGGTAGCTGTTGGAGCTAATCTTGATCCCCAATGGCTGGACATTCTGCAGGTATATCTAAGCAGTCAAAATATTGAGTTAATTATCATGCCTTATGATCAGACCACGGGAATGATCGATTTGGATGCAGTTGATCCGAAACTAGGCTTTGAACTAGCGTGTGTGATTGCTGCCCAGCCTAACTTTTTCGGTGTACTTGATGACATTGCTGGTATCGCTGAGTGGATTAAGAGCCGTGGCGGATTATTAGTGATGGCCGTTGACCCCATCAGTCTCGGTCTGCTGAAGTCTCCTGGGGAGTACGGAGCCGATATTGTCGTGGGAGATGCCGGGTGCATGGGTAACCCTATCAGCTTCGGCGGACCAAGCGTAGGCTATTTTGCAGTTAATGATATGAAGCTGGTGAGGAGAATGCCCGGCAGAATTGTGGGACAAACCACTGATCGGGATGGAAAGATCGGCTATGTTCTGACTCTGCAGGCAAGGGAACAGCATATTCGAAGAGAAAAAGCGACTTCTAATATCTGCACTAACCAAGCTTTAAATGCCCTGGCGGCTACCATCTACCTAGCTCTGTTGGGCAAAAACGGAATCAGAGAGGTTGCTTACCAGTGTCTGCAGAAAACCGCTTATCTGCGGCATAAACTGATCGACGCTGGGTTTAAACTGCGTTTTAACGCACCGGTCTTTAAAGAATTCGCTCTCCAGGCCGATTTGGATTGGGAGCGGGTGAACGAAAGGCTGCTTGAACACGGTTATATCGGTGGTTTTCCGCTCAAGCTTGTAAATGCGGATCTAGCTGACAGCGTGTTGATCGCTGTGACAGAAGCGCGCACGCGCGCGGAATTAGATCAATTCGCTGAACTTTTGAGGGGGTGTCGTTGA
- the noc gene encoding nucleoid occlusion protein translates to MLRARNRQSEAAEPKFATQADKIPKLGREEVTSLPINQIEPNPFQPRIQFDEEALQELANSIAAHGLLHPIIVRAAEHGYQVIAGERRLRACKLLGWGSIPAIVRVMDDRTAAEMALIENLQRRDLHFLEEAEGYERLLAEFQLTQEELAKRIGKSQSSIANRLRLLKLDKEIRDIISREMITERHARALLRLASSKAQLEVLNEIIAKKLSVRQTEELVNSRIKQAEEAESKPKRKIVFKDIRLFTNSLKQLTNSLTDSGLEIDYKEDEDDEFYRITVAIKKPERRDQ, encoded by the coding sequence ATGCTGCGGGCACGGAATAGGCAATCGGAAGCAGCAGAGCCAAAATTTGCGACACAGGCTGATAAAATACCGAAATTAGGCAGAGAAGAAGTAACCTCCCTGCCGATCAATCAAATCGAGCCCAATCCTTTTCAGCCGAGAATCCAATTTGATGAAGAAGCTCTGCAGGAACTAGCAAATTCCATTGCTGCCCACGGGCTGCTTCATCCGATTATAGTTAGAGCGGCGGAACATGGCTACCAAGTTATCGCTGGAGAGCGACGGCTCAGGGCCTGCAAGCTCTTAGGTTGGGGCAGTATTCCTGCCATCGTTCGTGTAATGGACGATCGAACAGCAGCAGAGATGGCCCTGATCGAAAATCTACAGCGGCGCGATCTCCATTTTTTGGAAGAGGCTGAAGGGTATGAGCGCTTGCTGGCTGAGTTTCAGCTCACTCAAGAGGAACTGGCTAAACGAATTGGTAAGAGTCAATCCAGCATAGCGAACCGACTGCGTTTGCTGAAGTTAGATAAGGAAATAAGGGACATTATTTCCCGGGAAATGATCACGGAACGGCACGCGCGAGCTCTGCTGAGATTAGCTTCTTCCAAGGCCCAGCTTGAGGTTTTGAATGAGATAATTGCTAAAAAGTTGAGTGTGCGGCAGACAGAGGAGTTGGTCAACAGCCGCATAAAGCAGGCAGAGGAAGCAGAGTCAAAACCAAAAAGAAAGATAGTATTTAAAGACATTCGCTTGTTTACAAATAGTTTAAAACAATTGACAAATTCCCTCACTGATAGTGGATTAGAAATAGACTATAAAGAAGACGAAGATGATGAATTTTATCGAATTACAGTTGCAATTAAAAAGCCTGAGAGGAGGGACCAATAA
- a CDS encoding AAA family ATPase: MSSGIKQDFNWKIGDQITFVVESGLFEGTFTSEVVGINPRYGIIQIRFPKLDGKLVLIPVGTAVIVKAEPPKNHDEKFMVIDRTGGETRCLVLKKSTGVANRLVNLKQPQDTRVLSVCSGKGGVGKTTFAVNLAFAIAELGERVCILDAALGTGNVDVLLDIAPRYHIGHVLSGKCGFLDIIAEVKPNLHILPGCSGVQPLTELSNYQYNLLADELEQVFPYFDYIIIDTSPGIAAVTTNFISAAKGGFLITTPEPHAITDTYALLKTLVNVEASSLNLNLVVNRVQYREEAENTVGKLRFAAKKFLDFELGYAGFVFEDPRVREANMKQKAVIDYDQSASSSLNYREIARYIFSESPQAGDEKTQGGLIARIKNIGRRA; this comes from the coding sequence ATGTCAAGCGGGATAAAACAGGATTTTAACTGGAAAATTGGTGACCAAATCACCTTTGTAGTTGAGTCCGGTTTATTTGAGGGAACGTTTACCAGTGAGGTTGTGGGAATTAATCCCCGCTATGGTATCATCCAAATCAGGTTCCCAAAATTAGATGGCAAGCTGGTGCTGATTCCCGTAGGAACTGCAGTGATAGTAAAGGCAGAACCCCCAAAAAATCATGATGAGAAATTCATGGTAATTGATCGGACAGGGGGAGAAACTAGGTGTTTGGTTCTTAAAAAAAGCACCGGTGTTGCTAATCGATTAGTAAACCTTAAACAGCCACAGGATACCAGGGTGCTCAGCGTATGTTCCGGCAAAGGAGGCGTAGGAAAAACCACATTTGCTGTGAATTTGGCCTTTGCCATTGCTGAGCTTGGAGAGAGGGTGTGCATTCTTGACGCTGCCCTGGGTACCGGAAATGTTGATGTGCTGCTGGATATTGCCCCGCGGTATCATATCGGGCATGTGCTTTCAGGAAAGTGTGGCTTTCTGGATATAATAGCAGAAGTTAAGCCCAATCTGCATATACTGCCGGGCTGTTCGGGAGTGCAGCCCCTGACAGAACTGAGTAATTATCAATACAATCTCCTCGCGGATGAGCTGGAACAGGTCTTTCCCTATTTTGATTACATCATTATCGACACTAGCCCCGGTATTGCTGCTGTAACAACCAATTTTATCTCTGCAGCAAAAGGCGGCTTTTTGATTACAACGCCGGAGCCGCACGCGATTACCGATACTTATGCACTATTAAAGACGCTGGTGAACGTGGAGGCAAGTAGTTTAAACTTGAACTTAGTTGTCAACCGAGTTCAGTATCGCGAAGAGGCGGAGAATACCGTAGGCAAACTGCGGTTTGCTGCCAAGAAGTTCCTTGATTTTGAACTGGGCTACGCCGGGTTTGTGTTTGAAGACCCAAGGGTTAGGGAAGCAAATATGAAGCAGAAAGCAGTTATCGATTATGACCAGTCGGCGTCCTCAAGCTTGAACTATCGAGAGATTGCCCGATATATTTTCAGTGAATCCCCGCAGGCGGGTGATGAAAAAACCCAAGGTGGCTTGATTGCCCGCATTAAAAACATCGGCAGGCGAGCATAA
- the rsmG gene encoding 16S rRNA (guanine(527)-N(7))-methyltransferase RsmG, whose translation MDKEKLRTTLIRGCSLLKIEINSHQVEQLLKFADLIEEANQQMNLTRITSEEDFAVKHLVDCLALQITGLDFTGRGIDVGSGAGFPGIVIASCLTRDPIILLDSLEKRVKFLQNVADELNLDHVTCIHGRAEDAARDPDYREKFQWVTARAVAPLPVLLEYCAPFIEVGGYFVAMKGSNVESELEEAANAIKLLNLSIVDQREFELPFDMGGRSIITFKKESAISEKYPRKAGIPSKKPL comes from the coding sequence ATGGATAAAGAAAAACTGCGTACAACACTAATTCGCGGCTGCTCGCTTTTAAAAATCGAAATTAACTCCCATCAAGTCGAGCAGCTGCTTAAGTTTGCTGATTTAATTGAAGAAGCAAACCAGCAGATGAATTTAACAAGAATTACTTCTGAAGAAGATTTTGCGGTTAAGCACTTAGTGGACTGCCTTGCTCTGCAGATCACAGGCCTGGACTTTACAGGCAGGGGAATTGATGTCGGCAGCGGTGCCGGATTTCCCGGAATTGTGATTGCCAGCTGTTTGACCCGGGATCCAATCATTTTATTAGATTCTTTAGAAAAAAGGGTAAAATTCTTACAAAACGTTGCAGACGAACTTAACCTAGACCATGTTACCTGTATCCACGGTAGAGCTGAAGACGCAGCAAGGGACCCAGATTACAGGGAGAAGTTCCAGTGGGTTACAGCGCGGGCTGTAGCTCCTCTGCCGGTTCTGCTGGAATACTGCGCTCCATTTATCGAGGTTGGTGGCTATTTCGTTGCGATGAAGGGAAGCAATGTCGAGTCAGAGTTGGAAGAGGCAGCCAATGCAATCAAGCTCTTGAATTTAAGCATAGTTGATCAGCGTGAGTTTGAACTTCCCTTTGACATGGGAGGGCGGTCAATAATCACTTTCAAAAAAGAATCCGCCATTTCGGAAAAATATCCGAGAAAAGCCGGTATTCCCAGCAAAAAGCCGCTGTAA
- the gcvH gene encoding glycine cleavage system protein GcvH, translating to MEVRKGLLYSREHEWVQEVSDTVVRVGITEYAQDQLGDIVFIELPAVNAEVVEGESFAVVESVKAASDVYSPVSGTVTAVNEKLEDSPELVNESPYDDGWMIEVKSNQFDFSNLMTAEEYERYLKEV from the coding sequence ATGGAAGTCAGAAAAGGATTGCTTTACAGCAGGGAACATGAATGGGTACAAGAGGTAAGTGATACGGTTGTTAGAGTAGGGATTACAGAATATGCGCAGGATCAGCTAGGCGATATCGTTTTCATAGAGCTTCCAGCAGTTAACGCTGAAGTTGTTGAAGGAGAATCCTTTGCAGTCGTAGAGTCGGTTAAGGCAGCATCGGATGTTTATTCTCCGGTGTCTGGGACAGTTACAGCGGTTAATGAAAAGTTAGAAGACAGCCCAGAGTTAGTAAATGAGTCGCCCTATGATGATGGCTGGATGATCGAAGTTAAATCAAACCAATTCGATTTCTCCAATTTAATGACTGCCGAGGAGTATGAGCGCTATTTGAAGGAGGTATAG
- the yyaC gene encoding spore protease YyaC: MDDPFASETLALSIASITQNQHLVIVCVGTDRSTGDSLGPLIGTKLQESELRNITVYGSLDEPVHALNLDQFVGLIKRKHSDSLILAIDACLGKSESVGYISLKKGPLKPGTGVNKSLPEIGDYHIIGIVNVGGLMEYFVLQNTRLSLVMRMSDVIVRGVMMSIQQMSINRA, from the coding sequence ATGGATGATCCGTTCGCCTCAGAGACACTAGCCCTCTCTATAGCGAGTATTACTCAAAATCAGCACTTAGTCATTGTCTGTGTTGGCACCGATCGTTCCACAGGCGATTCCCTTGGCCCACTGATAGGAACAAAGCTGCAGGAAAGCGAACTGCGGAACATAACTGTATATGGCAGCCTGGACGAGCCTGTTCATGCCTTAAATCTCGATCAATTTGTTGGTCTTATCAAACGCAAACATTCTGATTCCCTGATTCTAGCAATCGATGCCTGCTTGGGAAAATCTGAAAGCGTTGGCTATATTTCTTTAAAGAAAGGTCCCTTAAAACCAGGAACCGGGGTCAACAAATCACTGCCAGAAATAGGAGACTACCATATCATTGGCATTGTCAATGTAGGGGGTCTGATGGAGTACTTTGTTCTGCAGAACACTAGGCTCAGCTTGGTAATGCGGATGAGCGATGTCATCGTACGAGGAGTAATGATGAGTATTCAGCAGATGAGTATAAATAGAGCTTAA
- the gcvT gene encoding glycine cleavage system aminomethyltransferase GcvT has protein sequence MAQKTPLYDYHLALGAKMTEFAGYLMPLQYAGIVQEHQAVRTAVGIFDLSHMGEILVTGVGAQDFLNYVTTNDVSKLTTGAIQYSLLTNEAGGVIDDILIYRVPEGFYLVVNAANKDKDYQWLLEHKPENAAVTDLSPSTALIAVQGPNALPVTEKALDYQLESMRYYAFADLLYKNEGIRVSRTGYTGEDGFEIYLPLYLASQLWEELLAVGKPYGIQPAGLGARDTLRLEMRMSLYGNELTESITPLEAGLSRFVDFDKGDFIGREALLNLKMAGIKQRLVGFILKEKGIPRHGYKIVNQDQEIGYVTSGTISPSTQQAVGMGYVKAEYAKAGTMIEIEIRSRRVPAEIVKGRFVTKKQ, from the coding sequence TTGGCACAAAAAACACCGCTCTACGATTATCACCTTGCGCTGGGGGCTAAGATGACGGAATTTGCAGGGTATTTGATGCCGCTGCAGTACGCAGGCATTGTCCAGGAACACCAGGCTGTTCGCACCGCAGTAGGAATCTTTGACTTGAGTCATATGGGTGAAATTCTTGTGACTGGAGTTGGGGCGCAGGACTTTCTCAACTATGTGACTACTAATGATGTGTCAAAACTAACAACAGGTGCGATTCAGTATTCTCTGCTGACCAATGAGGCCGGCGGCGTCATTGACGATATCCTAATCTATCGTGTGCCAGAAGGGTTCTATCTGGTGGTCAACGCAGCCAATAAAGATAAGGACTACCAGTGGCTGTTAGAGCACAAGCCTGAGAACGCAGCCGTCACTGATCTGTCGCCTTCTACAGCTTTGATCGCTGTTCAGGGTCCAAATGCTCTGCCAGTCACTGAGAAAGCGCTGGACTATCAATTAGAATCTATGCGCTACTATGCCTTTGCCGATCTGCTCTATAAAAATGAAGGTATTCGCGTATCAAGGACCGGATATACAGGGGAAGATGGTTTTGAGATTTATCTGCCACTGTATTTGGCATCACAGCTGTGGGAAGAGCTGCTCGCAGTGGGTAAACCTTATGGGATCCAACCGGCTGGCTTGGGAGCTCGGGATACACTAAGACTGGAAATGCGGATGTCGCTGTATGGAAATGAATTAACGGAGAGCATAACCCCGTTGGAAGCCGGTTTAAGCCGCTTTGTTGATTTTGATAAAGGAGACTTTATCGGCCGCGAGGCTCTGCTGAATCTTAAAATGGCAGGAATTAAACAGCGTCTGGTCGGATTTATTCTCAAAGAAAAAGGAATTCCACGCCATGGATATAAGATAGTAAATCAAGACCAAGAAATTGGATACGTTACCAGCGGTACCATCTCCCCGAGTACGCAGCAGGCAGTCGGAATGGGCTATGTTAAGGCCGAGTATGCCAAAGCAGGAACCATGATCGAAATTGAGATCCGCAGCCGCAGAGTACCTGCTGAGATTGTAAAAGGCAGGTTTGTTACTAAAAAGCAATAA